The following are encoded together in the Holophagales bacterium genome:
- the bamA gene encoding outer membrane protein assembly factor BamA gives MTGDPVLAEPTRPGPAPAIGSASSCRLRTAVLALAGLLAFAGTALAQTDPTPTPAPTPPPATLDLRPGGLAPSASPLAGALPSTPTLNAAAGASEGIVEIVVRGGKTVTAETIGFYLGVKVGDPYDTERIRRSFQKLWDSGLFEDLSIEKEQAPGGVRLVAVVVERPRVDDLEFRGNKKLTTSQLKDKLKEGKVEIRVGAPVSLRDVSKGKSVLIDAYRAEGFRSAVVDTAIEPMGDNGRRVVFLVDEGDKIKIESIDFTGNTVISNGRLSRAMKKTRESNFYQFWDSKDVYNQTSYEEDIESIKTVYQNAGYKDVVVKDPLIETFVVNPQEKRPDKVKRRARIQIPLVEGERYYFGDLKIEGTTVFPPERLLRFFNWEAGKPLNRAVLVDGMKTLDEIYRGRGYIYAFMNPEYVERPGKGNLVDVTVRVTEGDQFRVGRVEFTGNKTTKDKVLRRELQLFEGDVLDMESFKKGLFKITQLGYFKIEEDPEFRVDAEKKAVDVTIKGLDTNRNEIQFGAGYSQLDGIFGQFQFSTRNFLGRGDTIGIQFQRGGYSNYFDLSFVEPWFLDKRMSIGGSIFNRSLEYADVDQQSKGLNASLGLGLGLFDGLSFFYSYTDTKSRYEVFPAPPPPGSGIPPAAYADYIGRTSAVAPGYRYDSRNDPFDPTRGRRFGLSMTVAGGVLGGDFSYVKPVGNGTIYYNVNRKSHLAVNVEGGLVRPYDGQPIPIFERFRIGGDRSVRGFGYGSIYPLDENDQAFFNEQGALLGGDRYLVMNLEAVYYVAGPLKFVLFFDAGNAWLEGQTFNPFKMRASAGVELRMFLPIFQAPLRFIYGINLDPKTIRGQNGVPLAGGQEKRSDFQFSIGTTF, from the coding sequence GTGACGGGAGACCCCGTCCTGGCCGAGCCGACCCGGCCCGGGCCGGCTCCGGCCATCGGCTCTGCGTCGTCCTGCCGCCTCCGAACCGCCGTTCTGGCGCTGGCGGGCCTGCTCGCCTTCGCGGGAACGGCCCTCGCGCAGACTGACCCTACCCCGACTCCGGCTCCCACGCCGCCACCGGCCACGCTCGATCTGAGGCCGGGCGGGCTCGCGCCGTCGGCGTCGCCCCTCGCCGGGGCCCTCCCGTCCACCCCCACCCTGAACGCCGCCGCCGGCGCCTCGGAGGGGATCGTCGAGATCGTCGTCCGGGGTGGCAAGACCGTCACTGCCGAGACCATCGGCTTCTACCTCGGCGTGAAGGTCGGTGACCCGTACGACACCGAACGGATCCGCCGCTCGTTCCAGAAGCTCTGGGATTCGGGCCTTTTCGAGGATCTGAGCATCGAGAAGGAACAGGCGCCCGGGGGGGTGAGACTCGTCGCCGTCGTCGTGGAGCGGCCGCGGGTCGACGACCTGGAGTTTCGCGGCAACAAGAAACTGACGACTTCCCAGCTCAAGGACAAGCTGAAGGAAGGGAAGGTCGAGATCCGGGTCGGCGCGCCCGTCTCCCTCCGTGACGTCTCGAAGGGGAAGTCCGTCCTCATCGACGCGTACCGCGCCGAGGGCTTCCGGTCCGCGGTCGTCGATACGGCCATCGAGCCGATGGGCGACAACGGGCGCCGCGTGGTCTTCCTCGTCGACGAGGGCGACAAGATCAAGATCGAATCGATCGACTTCACCGGGAACACCGTCATCTCGAACGGCCGCCTCTCCCGCGCGATGAAGAAGACCCGGGAGTCGAACTTCTACCAGTTCTGGGACTCGAAGGACGTCTACAACCAGACGAGCTACGAGGAAGACATCGAGTCGATCAAGACGGTCTACCAGAACGCCGGCTACAAGGACGTCGTCGTCAAGGACCCGCTGATCGAGACGTTCGTCGTCAATCCTCAGGAGAAGCGCCCGGACAAGGTCAAGAGGCGCGCGAGGATCCAGATTCCCCTCGTGGAGGGAGAGCGGTACTACTTCGGCGACCTGAAGATCGAGGGTACGACCGTCTTTCCGCCCGAACGTCTCCTCAGGTTCTTCAACTGGGAGGCGGGCAAGCCGCTCAACCGCGCCGTCCTCGTGGACGGGATGAAGACGCTCGACGAGATCTACCGGGGCCGGGGCTACATCTACGCCTTCATGAATCCCGAGTACGTCGAACGGCCGGGCAAGGGGAACCTCGTCGACGTCACGGTCCGCGTCACGGAGGGCGACCAGTTCCGGGTCGGGCGGGTCGAGTTCACGGGGAACAAGACGACGAAGGACAAGGTCCTGAGGCGGGAGCTTCAGCTCTTCGAGGGCGACGTCCTCGACATGGAGTCGTTCAAGAAGGGGCTCTTCAAGATCACGCAGCTCGGCTACTTCAAGATCGAGGAGGACCCGGAGTTCCGGGTGGACGCGGAGAAGAAAGCCGTCGACGTCACGATCAAGGGGCTCGACACGAACCGGAACGAGATCCAGTTCGGTGCCGGCTACTCCCAGCTCGACGGGATCTTCGGGCAGTTCCAGTTCTCCACGCGCAATTTCCTGGGCCGCGGCGACACCATCGGTATCCAGTTCCAGCGCGGCGGCTACTCGAACTACTTCGACCTGTCGTTCGTCGAGCCGTGGTTCCTCGACAAGCGGATGTCGATCGGCGGGTCCATCTTCAACCGCTCCCTCGAATACGCGGACGTCGACCAGCAGTCCAAGGGTCTCAACGCCTCGCTCGGTCTCGGGCTGGGCCTCTTCGACGGGCTCTCGTTCTTCTACAGCTACACCGACACGAAGAGCCGCTACGAGGTCTTCCCGGCGCCGCCGCCGCCCGGATCGGGCATCCCGCCCGCCGCCTACGCCGATTACATCGGGCGGACGTCTGCCGTGGCGCCGGGGTACCGGTACGACAGCCGGAACGACCCGTTCGACCCGACGCGCGGACGGCGTTTCGGCCTGTCGATGACCGTGGCCGGCGGAGTCCTGGGGGGCGACTTCTCGTACGTCAAGCCGGTCGGCAACGGGACCATCTACTACAACGTCAACCGCAAGTCGCACCTGGCCGTGAACGTGGAAGGCGGGCTCGTCCGGCCCTACGACGGCCAGCCCATCCCCATCTTCGAGCGCTTCCGGATCGGCGGCGACCGTTCTGTCCGCGGGTTCGGGTACGGGTCGATCTACCCGCTCGACGAGAACGACCAGGCTTTCTTCAACGAGCAGGGGGCCCTCCTCGGAGGCGACCGGTACCTCGTCATGAACCTGGAAGCGGTCTACTACGTCGCCGGACCGCTGAAGTTCGTCCTCTTCTTCGACGCGGGGAACGCCTGGCTCGAGGGCCAGACGTTCAACCCGTTCAAGATGCGCGCCTCCGCGGGCGTCGAGCTCCGGATGTTCCTGCCGATCTTCCAGGCGCCGCTGCGCTTCATCTACGGCATCAACCTGGACCCGAAGACCATCAGGGGCCAGAACGGCGTTCCCCTGGCGGGCGGGCAGGAGAAGCGCAGCGACTTCCAGTTCTCTATCGGGACGACCTTCTAG
- a CDS encoding RidA family protein yields the protein MNDIRTIAVENAPKAIGPYAQGIVAGGFLFTAGQVPLDPATMKLVSGTIAEETNRVFDNLTAILAGAGCRLADVVKTTVFLTDMGNFAEMNGAYAARFGDHRPARSTVQVGALPGGGRVEIELVAKVPAA from the coding sequence ATGAACGATATCCGCACCATCGCCGTCGAAAACGCCCCGAAGGCCATAGGTCCCTACGCCCAGGGGATCGTCGCCGGAGGATTCCTATTCACCGCCGGACAGGTCCCGCTCGACCCGGCCACGATGAAGCTCGTGTCCGGGACGATCGCCGAGGAGACGAACCGCGTCTTCGACAACCTCACGGCGATCCTCGCGGGAGCCGGCTGCCGCCTCGCCGACGTCGTGAAGACGACCGTCTTCCTGACGGACATGGGCAACTTCGCCGAGATGAACGGAGCCTACGCCGCCCGCTTCGGCGACCATCGACCCGCCCGCTCGACCGTCCAGGTCGGGGCGCTGCCGGGAGGCGGACGGGTCGAGATCGAACTGGTCGCGAAGGTCCCCGCCGCCTGA
- the hpt gene encoding hypoxanthine phosphoribosyltransferase, with protein sequence MIDRTLISEEQIGTRLDELAKEIDSAYAGREILAVGVLKGSVFFLTDLLKRLSTPVAVDFLQVRSYSGTASTGNFELVRDVSSDIAGRDVLIFEDIVDTGLTLRKLLGLLGTRQPRSLKIAALLKKDLPENADLPVDFLGFTIGPEFVVGYGLDLDEKYRNLPYIAIWDPSK encoded by the coding sequence GTGATCGACCGCACACTCATTTCAGAGGAGCAGATCGGGACCCGGCTGGACGAGCTGGCAAAGGAGATCGACTCGGCCTACGCGGGCCGCGAGATCCTGGCCGTGGGAGTCCTCAAGGGCTCGGTCTTCTTCCTCACCGACCTCCTCAAGCGCCTTTCGACCCCCGTGGCCGTCGACTTCCTCCAGGTGAGGTCGTACTCGGGCACCGCTTCCACCGGGAACTTCGAGCTCGTTCGCGACGTCTCGTCCGACATCGCCGGCCGGGACGTCCTCATCTTCGAGGACATCGTCGACACGGGCCTGACGCTCCGCAAGCTCCTCGGCCTCCTCGGGACGCGCCAGCCGCGCTCCCTGAAGATCGCCGCGCTGCTGAAGAAGGACCTCCCCGAGAACGCGGACCTGCCCGTCGACTTCCTCGGATTCACGATCGGCCCCGAGTTCGTCGTCGGCTACGGCCTCGACCTGGACGAGAAGTACCGCAACCTCCCCTACATCGCCATCTGGGACCCGAGCAAATGA
- a CDS encoding ABC transporter permease, with product MAAAAFVGLVLGVAALVVSLALLTGFQTHVLTRLAEEAPHVLVSPAGRADFAAAEGAAARLASLPGVVSVTPVVRGRGWITARGQAVPAILAGRDEADGIRLDPAQARQLSVLPGEDVSIVSSRTRLSPLGPVPVTVTLSVREVGATATGRRQPEAVLPAEAARRLFGLPEGGATGFELRLADPATAADLAFRARETLGATQTATTTWQEANRPLLLALRLERIAIFATVFLVVVVAGLNLAATSAVLAATRRGDAAVLTVLGASPGVLSRVFLLVGLLLGAVGTLTGLVLGTSLAVVLDATHAIPLPAELFALAHVPFRPAPRDLLAVGAFSLAWSFLSSFAPARMAARVDVTEALRAG from the coding sequence GTGGCGGCGGCGGCGTTCGTCGGGCTCGTCCTCGGCGTGGCGGCGCTCGTCGTGTCCCTCGCGCTCCTCACGGGATTCCAGACCCACGTCCTCACGAGGCTCGCCGAGGAGGCGCCCCACGTTCTCGTCTCGCCCGCGGGCCGGGCCGACTTCGCGGCCGCCGAAGGGGCTGCCGCGAGGCTCGCCTCCCTGCCGGGGGTCGTCTCGGTCACGCCGGTCGTCCGCGGACGGGGCTGGATCACCGCGCGCGGCCAGGCGGTCCCGGCGATCCTGGCAGGCCGGGACGAAGCCGACGGGATCCGGCTCGACCCGGCGCAGGCCCGGCAGCTCTCGGTCCTCCCGGGAGAGGACGTCTCCATCGTCTCCTCGCGCACCCGGCTGTCGCCGCTCGGACCGGTTCCCGTGACGGTCACTCTCTCCGTGAGGGAGGTCGGGGCGACCGCGACGGGGCGCCGTCAGCCCGAAGCGGTGCTGCCCGCCGAGGCGGCTCGAAGGCTATTCGGCCTTCCGGAGGGAGGCGCGACGGGGTTCGAGCTCCGGCTCGCGGACCCGGCGACGGCGGCGGACCTGGCCTTCCGGGCGCGCGAGACTCTCGGGGCGACGCAGACCGCGACGACGACGTGGCAGGAGGCGAACCGCCCGCTGCTCCTCGCCCTCCGGCTCGAGAGGATCGCCATCTTCGCAACCGTCTTCCTCGTCGTCGTCGTGGCGGGCCTGAACCTGGCGGCGACGTCGGCGGTCCTGGCGGCGACGCGCCGTGGAGACGCGGCCGTCCTGACGGTCCTCGGCGCCTCGCCGGGCGTCCTCTCCCGCGTCTTTCTCCTCGTCGGTCTCCTCCTCGGGGCCGTCGGCACCCTCACCGGCCTCGTACTGGGCACGTCCCTGGCCGTCGTCCTCGACGCAACCCACGCCATCCCTCTCCCGGCCGAGCTCTTCGCGCTCGCGCACGTCCCGTTCCGGCCCGCGCCGCGGGACCTCCTGGCCGTCGGCGCCTTCTCGCTCGCCTGGTCGTTCCTTTCTTCGTTCGCGCCGGCCCGCATGGCCGCGCGCGTCGACGTGACGGAGGCGCTCCGTGCCGGGTGA
- the lysS gene encoding lysine--tRNA ligase, which translates to MSEETQYPEQSLAEQVVNRRASRDRIATLGHPLHPNRFPATHLVSDVVERWGGSDAAGLEAEPEAARHLAVPGRIMAIRKMGKAVFLDLSDGRTRVQAYVRKDGVGDGGWALLENLDLGDHVGVTGTVFRTRTGELSVKADGLVFLAKCLRPLPDKWHGLTDVEIKYRQRYVDLIVSEETRRTFEIRARVVSYLRRFFDARGFLEVETPMMQLLAGGAAARPFVTHHNALDVDLYLRIAPELYLKRLVTGGFPKVYEINRNFRNEGISTQHNPEFTMLEFYTAYADARDQMALTEEFLAGAAKEILGTTQLAWGEETISFEAPFRRLSMKAAVVEYGRDVPGGAIRPEELESLAGLKAAAVRAGVESIERFGDVPGKLLAELFETLAEPHLLQPTFVVDYPAEISPLAKTRPDDPKTADRFELFVGRMELANGFSELNDPDEQAEKFRAQVAERAKGDDEAMLYDEDYVEALAYGMPPTAGEGVGIDRLAMLFTNSRSIRDVILFPLMRPKGTGR; encoded by the coding sequence ATGTCCGAAGAGACCCAGTACCCAGAGCAAAGCCTCGCCGAGCAGGTCGTCAACCGAAGGGCGTCCCGCGACCGGATCGCCACCCTCGGTCACCCGCTCCACCCGAACCGCTTCCCGGCCACTCACCTCGTCTCGGACGTCGTCGAGCGCTGGGGCGGGAGCGACGCCGCCGGCCTCGAGGCCGAGCCCGAGGCCGCCCGCCACCTCGCCGTGCCGGGCCGGATCATGGCCATCCGGAAGATGGGGAAGGCGGTCTTCCTCGACCTGTCCGACGGGAGGACGCGCGTCCAGGCCTACGTGAGGAAGGACGGCGTGGGCGACGGCGGCTGGGCCCTCCTCGAGAACCTCGACCTCGGGGATCACGTCGGAGTCACGGGAACCGTGTTCCGGACCCGGACGGGAGAGCTCTCGGTGAAGGCCGACGGCCTCGTCTTCCTCGCCAAGTGCCTCCGGCCGCTTCCCGACAAGTGGCACGGGCTGACCGACGTCGAGATCAAGTACCGGCAGCGCTACGTCGACCTGATCGTCTCCGAGGAGACGCGCCGGACGTTCGAGATCCGCGCGCGGGTGGTCTCCTACCTGAGGCGCTTCTTCGACGCCCGCGGCTTCCTCGAGGTCGAGACGCCGATGATGCAGCTCCTCGCGGGGGGCGCCGCGGCGCGGCCGTTCGTGACCCACCACAACGCCCTCGACGTCGACCTCTACCTGCGCATCGCGCCGGAGCTCTACCTCAAGCGGCTGGTGACGGGGGGCTTCCCGAAGGTCTACGAGATCAACCGCAACTTCCGCAACGAGGGGATCTCGACCCAGCACAACCCCGAGTTCACGATGCTCGAGTTCTACACGGCCTATGCCGACGCGCGCGACCAGATGGCGCTCACCGAGGAGTTCCTCGCCGGCGCCGCGAAGGAGATCCTCGGGACGACCCAGCTCGCCTGGGGCGAGGAGACGATCTCCTTCGAGGCGCCGTTCCGGAGGCTCTCGATGAAGGCGGCCGTCGTCGAATACGGCCGGGACGTTCCCGGCGGTGCGATCCGGCCCGAGGAGCTCGAGTCGCTCGCGGGGCTGAAGGCGGCGGCGGTACGCGCGGGCGTCGAGTCGATCGAACGGTTCGGCGACGTTCCGGGGAAGCTCCTCGCCGAGCTCTTCGAGACTCTCGCGGAGCCGCACCTCCTCCAGCCGACCTTCGTCGTCGACTACCCGGCCGAGATCTCGCCTCTCGCCAAGACCCGGCCCGACGACCCGAAGACCGCCGACCGCTTCGAGCTCTTCGTGGGGCGGATGGAGCTGGCGAACGGCTTCTCCGAGCTGAACGACCCCGACGAGCAGGCCGAGAAGTTCCGCGCGCAGGTCGCCGAGAGGGCGAAGGGGGACGACGAGGCGATGCTCTACGACGAGGACTACGTCGAGGCGCTCGCGTACGGGATGCCGCCGACGGCGGGGGAGGGGGTCGGCATCGACCGCCTCGCCATGCTCTTCACGAACTCGCGTTCGATACGCGACGTCATCCTCTTCCCGCTCATGCGGCCGAAGGGGACGGGCCGCTGA
- a CDS encoding ATP-dependent Clp protease ATP-binding subunit produces MFEKYNEKARRALFFARYEASKLGSKVIESEHILLGILREGEDVTREIFSRFNVKPDDVRREIEGDRVFVERVSSSQELPLSEESKKILAYASHEAESMMHPYVGTEHLLIGILRVDPCVASRLLAGHGFNLYGVREEAIALIKEREASKQKKELPFLAEYARDLTALAAQGTFDPLVGRDKEVERIIQILSRRTKNNPILLGEPGVGKTAIVEGLAQRIIEGAVPLFLANKKILAMDLSLIVAGTKYRGQFEERLKGILKELRENQDLIIFIDEIHSLIGAGSAEGSLDAANILKPALSRGEIACIGATTMKEYRKYIEKDRSLLRRFQAVTVNPPDEEETLQILEGIRERYERFHRVRYSPDAVKAAVYQSSRYIPDRFFPDKAIDLLDEAGAKVKLRMTADTQNLRRLENEARQIVKEMKKAISEKDFERAVSLREREVEIKEEIERTRGAQLDESSFVEVVRGDIEEIIASWTGIPVTSIQVEEAEKLLNMEATLKKRVIGQDRAIDSISRAIRRSRLGVKNPNRPMGSFIFLGPSGVGKTEVARRIAEFLFDHQKSLVRFDMSEYMEKHAVSKLIGSPPGYVGHEEGGQLTERIRRQPYSVILLDEIEKAHPDIANLLLQILEDGQLTDAYGNTVDFKNTLIIMTSNIGTKFLVNQARVGFGDGKNAPPAREVEEMVLKELRREFSPEFTNRLDEVIVFNPLSTENLRAICRLLLDDVAETLKHRGLELVADQMAVDWLLSMSGQDAHSGARPLRRTIQRHVEDAVSELLIGAREQLECLEVTVIDNDLKVLVRSSAAVVPGRQGT; encoded by the coding sequence ATGTTCGAAAAGTACAACGAGAAAGCCCGCCGCGCCCTCTTTTTCGCCCGGTACGAGGCCTCGAAGCTGGGCTCGAAGGTCATCGAGTCCGAGCACATCCTCCTCGGCATCCTGCGAGAGGGGGAGGATGTCACGCGCGAGATCTTCTCCCGGTTCAACGTGAAGCCGGACGACGTCCGCCGCGAGATCGAGGGGGACCGGGTCTTCGTCGAGCGCGTTTCGTCGTCGCAGGAGCTCCCCCTGTCGGAGGAGTCGAAGAAGATCCTCGCCTACGCCTCGCACGAGGCGGAGTCGATGATGCACCCCTACGTCGGGACGGAGCACCTCCTGATCGGCATCCTCCGCGTCGACCCGTGCGTCGCCTCCCGGCTCCTCGCCGGGCACGGCTTCAACCTCTACGGCGTGCGGGAGGAGGCGATCGCCCTCATCAAGGAGCGCGAGGCCTCCAAGCAGAAGAAGGAGCTCCCGTTCCTGGCCGAGTACGCGCGCGACCTGACGGCGCTCGCCGCCCAGGGGACCTTCGACCCGCTCGTGGGGCGTGACAAGGAAGTCGAGCGGATCATCCAGATCCTCTCGCGCCGGACGAAGAACAACCCGATCCTCCTCGGCGAGCCCGGCGTCGGGAAGACGGCCATCGTGGAGGGGCTCGCCCAGCGGATCATCGAGGGGGCGGTCCCGCTCTTCCTGGCGAACAAGAAGATCCTCGCGATGGACCTCTCCCTCATCGTGGCCGGGACGAAGTACCGCGGCCAGTTCGAGGAGCGCCTGAAGGGCATCCTGAAGGAGCTCCGGGAAAACCAGGACCTCATCATCTTCATCGACGAGATCCACTCCCTCATCGGGGCGGGGTCGGCCGAGGGGTCTCTCGACGCGGCGAACATCCTCAAGCCGGCGCTCTCGCGGGGCGAGATCGCCTGCATCGGCGCCACGACGATGAAGGAGTACCGCAAGTACATCGAGAAGGACCGGTCGCTCCTCCGGCGGTTCCAGGCCGTCACCGTGAACCCGCCGGACGAGGAGGAGACCCTCCAGATCCTCGAGGGAATCCGCGAGCGCTACGAGCGGTTCCACCGGGTCCGCTACTCGCCCGACGCCGTGAAGGCCGCGGTCTACCAGTCGAGCCGCTACATCCCCGACCGCTTCTTCCCCGACAAGGCGATCGACCTCCTCGACGAGGCCGGCGCCAAGGTCAAGCTGCGGATGACGGCGGACACCCAGAACCTGCGCCGGCTCGAGAACGAGGCCCGCCAGATCGTCAAGGAGATGAAGAAGGCGATCTCCGAGAAGGACTTCGAACGCGCGGTCTCGCTCCGCGAGCGCGAGGTCGAGATCAAGGAGGAGATCGAGCGGACGCGCGGCGCGCAGCTCGACGAGAGCTCCTTCGTCGAGGTCGTCCGCGGAGACATCGAGGAGATCATCGCGAGCTGGACCGGGATCCCGGTCACGTCGATCCAGGTCGAGGAGGCCGAGAAGCTCCTCAACATGGAGGCGACGCTCAAGAAGCGCGTCATCGGCCAGGACCGGGCCATCGACTCCATCTCCAGGGCCATCCGGCGCTCCCGCCTCGGCGTCAAGAACCCGAACCGTCCGATGGGGTCCTTCATCTTCCTGGGGCCATCGGGCGTCGGGAAGACCGAGGTCGCCCGCCGCATCGCGGAGTTCCTGTTCGACCACCAGAAGTCGCTCGTCCGCTTCGACATGTCGGAGTACATGGAGAAGCACGCGGTGTCCAAGCTCATCGGCTCTCCGCCAGGCTACGTCGGGCACGAGGAAGGCGGGCAGCTCACGGAGCGCATCCGCAGGCAGCCCTACTCCGTCATCCTCCTCGACGAGATCGAGAAGGCCCACCCCGACATCGCGAACCTCCTCCTGCAGATACTGGAGGACGGCCAGCTGACCGACGCCTACGGGAACACGGTCGACTTCAAGAACACGCTCATCATCATGACGTCCAACATCGGGACGAAGTTCCTGGTCAACCAGGCGCGGGTGGGCTTCGGCGACGGCAAGAACGCCCCTCCGGCGCGCGAGGTCGAGGAGATGGTCCTCAAGGAGCTCCGGCGGGAGTTCTCGCCCGAGTTCACGAACCGGCTCGACGAGGTCATCGTCTTCAACCCGCTCTCGACGGAGAACCTCAGGGCGATCTGCCGTCTCCTGCTCGACGACGTTGCTGAGACGCTGAAGCATCGCGGCCTCGAGCTCGTGGCAGACCAGATGGCCGTGGACTGGCTCCTCTCGATGTCGGGGCAGGACGCCCACTCGGGAGCACGGCCGCTCAGGCGGACGATCCAGCGACACGTGGAGGATGCGGTATCCGAATTGCTTATCGGCGCCCGGGAGCAGCTCGAGTGCCTCGAAGTGACAGTGATCGACAACGACCTGAAGGTTCTCGTCCGCTCGTCGGCTGCGGTTGTGCCCGGGCGGCAAGGCACGTGA
- a CDS encoding ABC transporter ATP-binding protein, producing the protein MPGDAILVAESLARGFGEGEARLELFSGLSLTLEAGEAVAIVGPSGCGKSTLLHLLAGLDRPDAGRVAVDGRDWETLAPEPKAKWRGEAVGFVFQLHHLLPELTAEENVALPLFLAGIGDAAARAAARELLARVGLVRQAGSLPRVLSGGERQRVAIARAVVRRPRLLLCDEPTGSLDAAHAADVLDLLLGAARERAGALLLVTHDPGVAGRCGTVLTLSPGGLTPS; encoded by the coding sequence GTGCCGGGTGATGCGATTCTCGTCGCCGAATCGCTCGCTCGCGGCTTCGGAGAGGGCGAGGCGCGCCTCGAGCTCTTCTCGGGCCTCTCGCTGACCCTCGAGGCGGGAGAAGCCGTCGCGATCGTCGGCCCCTCGGGCTGCGGCAAGTCGACCCTCCTGCACCTCCTCGCGGGCCTCGATCGCCCCGACGCCGGGCGCGTCGCCGTCGACGGCCGCGACTGGGAGACGCTCGCCCCGGAACCGAAGGCGAAGTGGCGGGGAGAGGCGGTCGGGTTCGTGTTTCAGCTGCACCACCTGCTGCCGGAGCTGACGGCCGAGGAGAACGTCGCATTGCCTCTCTTCCTGGCGGGGATCGGGGACGCCGCCGCGCGCGCGGCCGCCAGAGAGCTCCTCGCGAGGGTCGGCCTCGTTCGCCAGGCCGGGAGCCTTCCCCGGGTCCTGTCCGGTGGAGAACGGCAGCGCGTCGCCATCGCGAGAGCCGTCGTCCGGCGCCCCCGGCTGCTCCTCTGCGACGAGCCGACCGGGAGCCTCGACGCGGCGCACGCAGCGGACGTCCTGGACCTTCTGCTGGGCGCGGCGCGCGAGCGGGCCGGGGCCCTCCTCCTCGTCACCCACGACCCGGGAGTCGCCGGCCGGTGCGGCACCGTTCTGACGCTCTCCCCGGGGGGCCTCACGCCCTCCTGA